GCCCCTCTGGCCGCGAGCGCGACGGCGCCATCGAGCGGTTCCGCATGCGGCGCCGCCGTGACAGGTCCAGGCGTCCGTGGTGCCGCGAATCCAGGGCTGTCGCTCCGGGCGGCCTCACCGCCGCTGAAGCCCGCGACGGGCTGTCCCGCGCCCTGCGGGGCACCGCCCCCGGGCACCGTCACGGGCTCCGGCGCGTCCATCCGCGGTGCCAGCGTCGCGGGCGGCACGGCCGCGGGCGTCGTCGACACCGGCGCGTGTGGCTCCAGGATCACCCGCTCCGTGGTGGCCTCGGCGAGGTCCACGGTCCGCGCGACCTGGGGCAAGCCAGACCCCATCGCGGCGGCGGGGACGGGCGGCGCCCCCGCGGGCACCGAGGAAGGCAGCAATGCCGAGGCCAGCTCCGGGATGTGCCCCAGGGGCAACCACTCCCCGAACCCCTCGCGCCAGCAGAGTGAATCCGGCCCCACCGCGCCGCGGTCCAGGTGGCCTTTCAACTCCGTGAGGTCGTGCGGGCCATAGGCCGCGCCTCCGATGACGATGTACCAGGCCTGCTTCGCGGGGGGCGGCGCCGCCTCGCGAGGAGGCTCCTCTCCCAAGGTGGAGGCACGGGTGCGGCCCGCGCCCCGGTGCAGGCGCTCCGACTGCGGGGCCTCACGGTAGCGCGGTTGGGCGGAGGCGCGGACGCGGAGGTTCTTGTCCGTCCGGAGCTGGCCCACGATGGCATCCAGCTCCGCGTCCGACACGCCGTCCAGCACGGGCGAGCTGCCCGCGTCAGGGGGCTCGGGGGCAGCCTCCCGGCGGTGGTCCGGGTTGGCGTTGTCTTCCCCTGAGTTGCCGGCCATCGACCCGCTCCTTCATTCCATCCGGTCCCGGATAAGCCGCACCATCAGACCTCACCCAATGGAATGCCACCACGGCGATTCGTCAACGGCGAGCGTCTGCGCGGAGGTGGACATGGCCCCCACGTAGGACGGGTCCCTAGCGTAGTTCCCCGGACCCACCTTCGTACAATCGAGCGCCTGTGCGCCGCGAACGTACAGCAGCAGACGCCGCCTCCCTGGTCGGCCACCAGGCACGAAACGTAAGCCCACTGACGGGCTCAGCGCACCTTGACGGCGAAGGCGCGTGGCCACACCACATGTCAGGGATTCACCTACGCGATGCCCGTGCTAACGCCCCGGCCCCGCGGGAGGCTTCGCCAGGGGGACCTCCTCGAAGCCCAGCATCGCGTCGGCCAGGCGCTGCGCCGATTCACGCTCCGCCTCGGCCGTGAGCGCCCCCATCACCTGGATGCCGAGCAACGACAGGCCTTCCTCCAGCCCCAGCGCGGTCTCCACCCCATCGAGTTCGATGCCCATGCTCTGGAGCGTGAGGGCCACGTCCGCGCCCATGCCGCAGAGCACGGTCCGCGTGCCCATCAATCGCGCGGAGGCCGCCAGCCGGGCCAGCACCGCGCAC
This genomic window from Myxococcus hansupus contains:
- a CDS encoding STAS domain-containing protein, with protein sequence MSFAASAALARPERDTARIPIIPLWGNLIVPLQGDITDAQAAQLCSDVLRDIQRTRARGMVVDISGLWMVDSHLCAVLARLAASARLMGTRTVLCGMGADVALTLQSMGIELDGVETALGLEEGLSLLGIQVMGALTAEAERESAQRLADAMLGFEEVPLAKPPAGPGR